A stretch of Schistocerca nitens isolate TAMUIC-IGC-003100 chromosome 6, iqSchNite1.1, whole genome shotgun sequence DNA encodes these proteins:
- the LOC126263329 gene encoding protein FAM200A-like, protein MSGGSRSIQAFVKQKSPHCVWTHDVRHREALASKEMNPILNATLTTVVIVVNCVKNEILKSRIFSALCKDMGAANSVLLFYCEARWLSRGKYLQLVYELKKEVAIFLKEENRREAEKFKKWFVCNETELLDRHIREVKYLYL, encoded by the coding sequence ATGTCTGGAGGATCCCGTAGTATACAAGCATTTGTGAAACAAAAATCTCCACATTGTGTCTGGACACATGACGTGCGCCATAGAGAAGCTCTGGCTTCCAAAGAAATGAATCCTATTCTGAATGCTACGCTAACAACCGTTGTAATCGTAGTAAATTGTGTAAAAAATGAGATCCTAAAATCAAGAATTTTTTCTGCACTTTGTAAAGACATGGGTGCAGCGAATTCAGTGTTACTATTTTATTGCGAGGCAAGATGGTTATCAAGAGGGAAATATTTGCAACTTGTTTATGAATTAAAAAAGGAAGTCGCTATTTTTCTAAAAGAGGAAAACCGACGGGAAGCCGAAAAGTTTAAGAAATGGTTTGTCTGTAATGAAACTGAGCTACTTGACCGACATATTCGAGAAGTTAAATACCTGTATCTTTAA